A region of Saccharomyces mikatae IFO 1815 strain IFO1815 genome assembly, chromosome: 12 DNA encodes the following proteins:
- the SMKI12G0780 gene encoding uncharacterized protein (similar to Saccharomyces cerevisiae YLR001C; ancestral locus Anc_5.219), which translates to MNIQSIICTFWLLPILGLVQAFQQNPKDDFPFSTVIDILSENVEFSTFLRVIQKTGHVQYLNELQNFTLFAPVNSAFAKDDRITQQFEEHFHIENFLMHNRVLEVKELKNGTYLEKRAAKAPLLLKKYERHCFVNDIAIVDPDLQPSFQNASVQGINNILLIPPKINELLVQLNKETQDLNVFNDFLTSFSNYNAYTNLSTILIPLDVNFRESFNTIEINYLTDKYKKMGKSNAISQDKWIADRTSLIQELVIDEVHGGILPNELILKNKNNRHLLIKSNTEGTALSVNESDFSCISNKIFEIGIAHGFSDLDFLRTHIHFDAEKYLHGLNCSEFVKELYFRDLEKFIQNDKKTTIFVPQASFNEDRGYTKPSLLYHFVEDRIDLEEEFSLLRQNQYVTTQIYDSAFCSSAKRLGGHCQKFKITRSNKGYYINGRFKILNTKPYEIGNTYIYSIDDDLQLPGDLVLSLPPQDHCSISLMLLKDLDLLDLPSNHKGYTILLPCMNSWSNNDLTIDYLRSNETALNFLMKNLIFEDLIYSNNYSISTTVKNLYGNSVSIEIEEVMGSQNLTKISVSNINESIFVEENSDVFFNQGVVHPINQLNLPVGLEISLKELIETTGTKEIFEFFNLFHDLSSIIRNKEEYSILVPTASSIPLSGITVNSTDLRIFLELHLIPANQTQNLLDCNGVINTKSGKQLACRKDYLNNVFISIEDDDWGKEVRILKRGCTSSSNRSCVFLIDKPISLSWLDSEKYHLHLPGIAVGFGMIIGVTLAISLLFCIIITRGGKVKHNSDERRVEQATTPLIQSSPIIRNPSYSATAHVSPLSQPSFEGSYSGNATQRPRDIRKLGSEQSGNRSVSHS; encoded by the coding sequence ATGAACATTCAATCAATCATATGTACTTTCTGGCTGCTGCCGATACTGGGGCTTGTGCAAGCATTTCAACAGAATCCTAAGGATGATTTTCCATTTAGCACAGTAATAGACATCCTCTCAGAAAATGTTGAATTCTCAACTTTTTTAAGAGTCATCCAGAAGACTGGCCACGTACAATACTTGAATGAACTACAAAACTTTACCCTTTTTGCTCCGGTTAATTCAGCGTTTGCTAAAGACGACCGAATAACGCAGCAGTTTGAAGAACATTTccatattgaaaatttccttATGCATAATAGGGTGTTGGAGGTGAAAGAGCTTAAAAATGGTACCTACCTAGAAAAAAGAGCTGCAAAAGCACCTCTACtgctgaaaaaatatgaacgTCATTGTTTTGTCAATGATATTGCCATTGTTGATCCCGATCTACAACCtagttttcaaaatgctTCAGTACAAGGTATTAATAACATTTTACTTATCCCACCTAAAATAAATGAGTTGCTAGTACAACTAAACAAAGAAACTCAGGATTTAAATGTGTTCAATGATTTTCTGACCAGTTTTTCAAACTATAATGCATATACGAATTTATCTACTATTTTGATTCCTTTAGATGTAAATTTTCGAGAATCCTTCAATACAATTGAAATAAACTATTTAACTgacaaatacaaaaaaatgggAAAATCAAATGCGATTTCTCAAGACAAATGGATCGCCGATAGAACATCCCTTATTCAGGAACTTGTTATTGATGAGGTACATGGTGGTATTTTACCCAATGAgctaattttgaaaaataaaaataataggCATCTCTTGATCAAGAGCAATACTGAAGGAACGGCACTAAGTGTTAATGAATCAGATTTCTCATGTATATCcaacaaaatttttgaaatagGCATTGCTCATGGCTTTTCTGACTTGGACTTTTTACGGACGCATATTCATTTTGATGCTGAAAAGTATCTACACGGTTTGAACTGCTCAGAATTCGTTAAGGAGTTGTATTTCAGAGACCTTGAAAAGTTTATTCAAAACGATAAGAAAACAACGATATTTGTTCCTCAAGCTTCTTTTAATGAGGATCGTGGCTACACAAAACCATCACTTCTGTAtcattttgttgaagataGAATCgatcttgaagaagaattttcCTTATTGCGTCAAAACCAATACGTCACTACTCAAATTTATGATTCCGCATTTTGCTCTTCAGCTAAAAGGCTTGGTGGACATTGccaaaaattcaaaatcacAAGGTCTAACAAAGGTTATTACATAAATGGTCGTTTCAAGATTCTAAATACTAAACCTTATGAGATTGGTAATACGTACATCTATTCCATCGACGACGATCTTCAATTACCAGGAGATTTAGTGTTGTCATTACCACCACAAGACCACTGTTCTATTTCACTGATGCTTTTGAAGGATCTTGATCTTTTAGATCTACCATCAAACCATAAAGGATACACGATACTCCTTCCGTGTATGAATTCCTGGAGCAATAATGACCTAACTATAGACTACTTGAGGTCAAACGAAACCGCATTAAACTTTCTCATGAAAAACCTAATTTTCGAGGACCTTATTTATTCAAACAACTATAGTATCTCAACTACAGTCAAGAATTTATACGGAAACTCAGTATCTATCGAAATAGAAGAAGTCATGGGAAGCCAGAACCTAACGAAAATTTCAGTGAgtaatataaatgaaagtatttttgttgaagaaaattctgATGTATTTTTTAATCAGGGAGTTGTTCATCCTATAAATCAATTAAATCTTCCAGTTGGTTTGGAAATATCTCTGAAGGAACTTATAGAAACTACTGGAACGAAAGAAATCTTTGAGTTTTTTAACTTATTTCATGACCTCTCTTCAATAATTCGGAATAAGGAAGAATACTCGATTTTAGTCCCAACGGCTTCTTCTATCCCTTTGAGTGGTATTACGGTAAACTCAACAGATTTGAGAATATTTCTCGAACTCCATTTAATTCCAGCTAATCAAACGCAAAATCTGCTGGATTGCAATGGCGTCATTAATACCAAATCGGGAAAACAACTAGCCTGTAGGAAAGATTATCTAAACAACGTTTTTATTAGCATAGAGGACGACGACTGGGGCAAAGAAGTAAGAATTCTTAAAAGGGGATGTACTTCTAGCTCAAATAGATCATGCGTGTTCCTAATCGACAAGCCCATATCTTTATCATGGTTAGACAGTGAAAAATACCATTTGCATCTGCCAGGAATAGCGGTTGGATTTGGAATGATAATTGGTGTTACCTTAGCCATCTCATTGTTGTTTTGTATAATTATCACAAGAGGCGGAAAAGTAAAACACAATAGTGACGAAAGGAGAGTCGAACAAGCAACCACACCGCTAATTCAATCTTCCCCTATAATTCGTAATCCTTCTTACTCTGCAACCGCGCATGTATCACCGCTTTCTCAGCCTAGTTTTGAGGGATCGTATTCTGGTAACGCTACACAGAGGCCTAGGGACATACGAAAATTAGGATCAGAGCAAAGTGGCAATCGAAGCGTCAGTCATTCCTAA
- the NOC3 gene encoding Noc3p (similar to Saccharomyces cerevisiae NOC3 (YLR002C); ancestral locus Anc_5.222), producing MAKRNRSQFRIQERTAKKRKHEDSLLESNAFQNVPENIGENAINSTKGASWDEEEQDYEIVPRKNRSDTSNLVEGLPIKVNGKVERKLHKAQEKLKKNETEEEFSDSSEGDESLNEEQEEEPKEEEPDTEEKVIQLKEDIADLVTKIMEEPEENTAALARLCKMVESKNPNTCKFSMLALVPVFKSIIPGYRIRPLTESEKKEKVSKEVSKLRNFEQALVYNYKNYVGRLQNLSKTPSNAAPMQVSLGILATQAAKELISTASHFNFRTDIFTLLLRRICKPKISTDPTSIQIIKTFETLLNEDEEGSISFEILRIFNRILKTRNFNIEESVLNMLLSLDVLHDYDPNTKTEEHVGTPKLKKKDRIHLSKKQKKARKEMQQIEEEMRSAEQAVSAEERERNQSEILKIVFTIYLNILKNNAKALIGSVLEGLTKFGNMANFDLLGDFLEVMKELISDTEFDDLSSDEVRKALLCIVSAFSLISNTQHMKVNMDLSKFVDGLYALLPYICLDADIELSYRSLRLADPLNIEIIKPSVNVSTKAELLLKALDHIFFRSKSGTKERATAFTKRLYMCISHAPEKTSIAILKFIDKLMNRYPEISGLYSSEDRIGNGHFVMEADNPSRSNADAATLWDNALLVKHYCPIVTKGLHSLSTRSKEYSK from the coding sequence ATGGCTAAGAGAAATAGGTCACAATTTCGCATTCAGGAAAGAACTgcaaaaaagagaaagcacGAAGATTCTTTATTAGAAAGCAATGCCTTCCAAAATGTGCCAGAAAATATAGGTGAAAATGCCATAAATAGCACTAAAGGCGCATCCTgggatgaagaagaacaggACTATGAAATAGTTCCTAGAAAGAATCGCTCTGATACATCGAACCTTGTAGAAGGACTTCCTATCAAGGTTAATGGTAaagttgaaagaaaactacATAAAGCTCAAGAAAAGCTAAAGAAGAACGAAACAGAAGAGGAATTTAGTGACTCTTCAGAAGGTGATGAGTCACTAaatgaagaacaagaagaagagccgaaagaagaagagccTGATacggaagaaaaagttatACAGCTAAAGGAAGACATTGCTGACTTGGTCACTAAAATTATGGAGGAACCTGAAGAAAACACTGCTGCATTAGCGCGTTTATGTAAAATGGTAGAATCTAAAAATCCTAACACTTGCAAATTTTCCATGTTGGCTTTGGTTCCTGTGTTTAAAAGTATCATACCAGGCTATAGAATTAGACCATTGACTGAAAgcgaaaaaaaggaaaaagtcTCTAAGGAAGTCTCTAAGCTTAGAAATTTTGAGCAGGCTTTAGTTTATAACTACAAAAATTATGTTGGAAGATTGCAGAATCTTTCGAAAACTCCCAGTAACGCTGCCCCTATGCAGGTTTCATTAGGCATTTTGGCTACTCAAGCTGCCAAGGAATTGATCTCTACCGCATCTCATTTCAATTTCAGGACGGATATCTTTACTTTATTGTTGCGTAGAATTTGcaaaccaaaaatttcGACAGATCCAACCTCTATTCAAATAATCAAGACATTCGAAACTCTGTTAAATGAGGACGAAGAGGGCTCAATTTCGTTCGAAATACTTAGAATTTTCAACAGAATACTGAAgacaagaaatttcaacATTGAAGAGTCTGTTCTGAATATGTTATTATCTTTGGATGTTTTGCATGATTACGACCCCAATACCAAAACCGAAGAACACGTCGGAACTCCTaagttaaagaagaaagataGAATCCATTTGTCgaaaaagcagaaaaaagCTCGAAAAGAAATGCAACAAATTGAGGAGGAAATGCGTAGCGCCGAGCAAGCTGTTTCTGCAGAAgagagagaaagaaatcagtctgaaattttaaaaattgTGTTCACTAtttatttgaatattttgaaaaataatgctAAAGCGCTCATTGGATCGGTATTGGAAGGCCTAACGAAATTCGGTAATATGGCTAACTTTGATCTTTTAGGGGATTTCCTCGAGGTAATGAAAGAACTAATTAGTGACACCGAATTTGATGATCTTTCTTCTGACGAAGTTCGTAAAGCTTTGCTTTGTATTGTTAGTGCATTCTCGCTTATTTCGAATACACAACATATGAAAGTTAATATGGACTTGTCCAAATTCGTGGATGGGCTTTATGCACTATTACCTTACATTTGCCTCGATGCAGACATTGAACTGTCTTATAGGTCGTTGAGATTAGCTGATCCTCTCAATATCGAAATAATAAAACCATCAGTTAACGTTTCTACTAAAGCAGAACTTTTATTAAAGGCGCTAGATCATATATTCTTCCGTTCCAAATCAGGGACCAAGGAAAGGGCTACAGCTTTCACCAAAAGATTGTACATGTGCATCAGTCATGCCCCAGAAAAAACAAGTATTGCCATCCTaaaatttattgataaattgaTGAATAGATATCCTGAAATTTCAGGCCTTTACTCTTCCGAAGATAGAATAGGCAACGGCCATTTTGTAATGGAGGCTGATAATCCTTCAAGGAGTAACGCAGATGCGGCAACACTATGGGATAACGCTCTTCTTGTAAAACACTATTGCCCTATAGTTACGAAGGGGCTACACTCTTTATCAACTAGATCAAAAGAATACTCTAAATAG
- the CMS1 gene encoding Cms1p (similar to Saccharomyces cerevisiae CMS1 (YLR003C); ancestral locus Anc_5.228): MSNPDDLNDGLAYDFDSEQEAVLDAQIGSSSSQTSQKRPLEDDVDETDGKKAERSSEDESKRLMSKRQKKLQKKSKLIEKKKEESQYTVSQRKAIPTSSPEKVVDYLTTLIREKNPDLSVLELEELYFKKNDFLSTEKFDVERKLTNFPAFIQKFSVAPKKIVFSMSNIRVADVYRSLNGGKNCVKLFSKNKLKDDILTLDRLLGDGSRKSKNSKDSLYFIATPTRMQKLIEETDLLFQGKEKLDIILDASYLDPKDNTILSFENAIVLFQVLKTFLNKKSSVKVLLY; this comes from the coding sequence ATGTCTAACCCAGACGATTTAAACGATGGACTTGCTTATGATTTTGATTCTGAACAGGAAGCAGTTCTTGACGCTCAGATTGGCAGTTCTTCAAGCCAAACGTCACAAAAGAGACCTCTAGAAGATGACGTTGATGAAACAgatggaaaaaaagcagAGAGGAGTTCAGAAGATGAATCGAAAAGACTAATGTCCAAAAGACAGAAGAAGTTgcagaaaaaatcaaagctcattgaaaaaaagaaagaggaaaGTCAATATACTGTCTCACAACGAAAAGCGATTCCTACAAGTTCGCCCGAGAAAGTTGTTGATTACCTGACGACTTTGATACGAGAAAAGAATCCTGACTTGAGTGTTTTAGAATTGGAGGaattatatttcaaaaagaatgatTTTCTCTCGACAGAAAAGTTTGACGTTGAACGTAAATTAACTAATTTTCCAGCCtttattcaaaagttcTCTGTAGcaccaaagaaaattgtATTTTCCATGTCTAATATTAGAGTAGCAGATGTTTATCGTAGTCTAAATGGTGGCAAGAATTGCGTAAAATTGTTctctaaaaataaactaaaGGATGACATACTCACTCTGGATCGTTTACTTGGTGACGGGTCGAGAAAATCGAAAAATAGCAAAGattctctttattttattgCCACGCCAACAAGAATGCAAAAGTTAATAGAGGAAACCGACTTATTATTTCAGGGTAAGGAAAAGCTAGATATTATTCTTGACGCAAGTTATTTGGATCCTAAGGATAATACTATATTATCATTCGAGAATGCAATCGTTCTCTTTCAAGTCTTGAAAACCTTtctgaataaaaaaagctCTGTGAAAGTGTTATTATATTAA
- the THI73 gene encoding Thi73p (similar to Saccharomyces cerevisiae THI73 (YLR004C); ancestral locus Anc_5.227) — protein sequence MSERSIDVEKKVVNADSCSVGTSSVDDVDVALRFLKQNGLDEDSMIAEDEGVPGEEANFYGSHELAPKVLRKVDLFILPFLCCTYLLMFLDKALLNYAASMGIKDHLKGDEFSNLGTIFSAAYIFMEPVVTYLIQKFPISKILGTFITLWGIVLACHAACKSYASLMIVRTLLGLFESSSAVGCIAISGMYYTKSEQSARIGFWATQAGTGYIIGGLISFGFLHYHGTAFTSWQIMFLVVGLVTVGFGVMTFLYLPDNVTNAWFLSKEEKIQVVEHIRANQTGLETKKFKKQQVKELFFYDKFTWPMLLLTACSQISTGAIGTFSVTITGTFGFDKYETALLQLPIGAITAMIILITTQMLSRWGHITLITTSMYIPAIIGCIVLISLPLSHKIGNLFSLYLLYSGSCVITNIYIWNSCNTSGYTKRIFRNAVTMIVYNVSCIVAPQMFRAYSAPRYIPAKIALLVTQCVCVPLQLYVGYICKKENEKRDREQEGQDKKKYQFLDLTDMENKSFRYIY from the coding sequence atgtCGGAACGATCCATAGACGTTGAGAAGAAAGTGGTTAATGCTGATAGTTGTTCTGTGGGTACTTCGAGTGTGGACGATGTCGACGTTGCCTTGAGATTTTTAAAGCAAAATGGACTTGATGAAGACTCTATGATTGCTGAGGATGAAGGCGTACCAGGCGAGGAGGCCAACTTTTATGGTTCTCATGAACTGGCACCCAAAGTGCTGAGAAAGGTAGATCTTTTCATCTTACCTTTTCTATGCTGTACGTATCTTCTGATGTTTTTGGATAAAGCACTGCTGAATTATGCTGCATCCATGGGTATCAAGGATCATTTGAAAGGTGACGAATTCTCTAATTTGGGTACTATCTTTTCTGCTGCTTACATTTTCATGGAACCTGTGGTCACTTACTTGATTCAGAAATTTCCGATTTCCAAAATCCTTGGTACGTTTATTACTCTCTGGGGTATTGTGTTGGCTTGTCATGCTGCTTGTAAGTCGTACGCCTCACTGATGATCGTTCGTACACTTTTGGGTCTCTTTGAATCCTCAAGTGCGGTTGGTTGTATCGCTATTAGTGGTATGTATTATACTAAATCTGAACAGAGTGCGAGAATTGGATTCTGGGCCACACAGGCCGGTACTGGTTACATTATCGGTGGGTTGATTTCATTTGGGTTTTTGCATTACCACGGTACAGCTTTTACCTCCTGGCAAATCATGTTTTTAGTCGTTGGTTTGGTGACTGTAGGGTTTGGTGTGATGACATTCTTGTACCTCCCAGATAACGTTACCAATGCTTGGTTCTTAAgtaaagaggaaaaaattcaagttgTTGAGCACATTAGAGCTAACCAAACTGGGCTggaaacaaagaaattcaagaagCAACAAGTTAAAGAACTATTTTTCTACGATAAATTTACTTGGCCAATGCTCCTATTAACTGCATGTTCCCAAATTTCTACGGGTGCTATTGGTACATTCTCAGTCACTATCACTGGTACTTTCGGTTTCGACAAATATGAAACAGCATTACTGCAGTTGCCCATTGGTGCTATTACGGCTATGATTATTCTTATAACAACCCAAATGTTGTCCCGCTGGGGTCATATCACCCTCATAACCACTTCCATGTATATCCCGGCTATTATTGGTTGTATCGTTCTTATCAGCTTACCATTGTCGCATAAGATTGGTAACTTGTTCTCTCTTTACTTGCTTTACAGTGGTTCCTGTGTTATCACTAATATTTACATCTGGAATTCATGCAATACCTCCGGTTACACGAAAAGGATTTTCAGAAATGCTGTTACAATGATTGTATACAACGTTTCCTGTATTGTCGCTCCACAGATGTTTAGAGCATACTCTGCACCACGTTACATACCAGCAAAAATTGCCTTGTTAGTCACTCAGTGTGTTTGTGTTCCCTTGCAATTATACGTCGGCTACAtttgcaagaaagaaaatgaaaaacgGGACAGGGAACAAGAAGGCcaagacaagaaaaagtacCAATTTTTGGACTTGACTGATATGGAAAACAAAAGCTTCAGGTACATTTATTAA
- the SSL1 gene encoding TFIIH/NER complex subunit SSL1 (similar to Saccharomyces cerevisiae SSL1 (YLR005W); ancestral locus Anc_5.226) produces MASVIAPESEEDEDRVAISRRSKRQVHFDGEGDDRVDQQQHSNHRDRDRHTQRKKKKRLSNRNLQGSNGGYAWEDEIKRSWDLVKVDDEGDMASLVASIVEARKKRTAKKNITPYQRGIIRSLILTLDCSEAMLEKDLRPSRHAMIIQYAIDFVHEFFDQNPISQMGIIIMRNGLAQLVSQVSGNPQDHVDALKSIRKQEPKGNPSLQNALEMARGLLLPVPAHCTREVLIVFGSLSTTDPGDIHQTIDSLVSEKIRVKVLGLSAQVAICKELCKATNYGDESFYKILLDETHLKELFNEAVTPLPVNKINKGFTLVKMGFPTRIFEDTPTFCSCHSKLVYGGYFCPNCHSKVCSLPTVCPCCDLMLILSTHLARSYHHLMPLKTFVEVPTTEDFRSEDCFSCQSRFPVLKNFKNGKLLTSSRYRCEDCKQEFCVDCDVFIHEILHNCPGCESKPVIS; encoded by the coding sequence ATGGCTTCTGTAATTGCTCCAGAatctgaagaagatgaggatAGAGTTGCAATTTCGAGAAGGAGTAAGAGACAAGTTCATTTTGATGGCGAGGGCGATGATCGTGTAGATCAACAGCAGCATTCGAATCATAGGGATAGGGATAGGCATACACAGcgtaaaaagaagaaaagactCTCGAATAGGAACCTGCAAGGTTCTAATGGTGGGTACGCTTGGGAAGATGAGATCAAGAGAAGTTGGGATCTGGTAAAAGTGGACGATGAAGGGGACATGGCCTCTCTTGTGGCTAGCATTGTAGAAGCCAGAAAGAAACGTACCgctaaaaagaatataactCCGTATCAAAGAGGTATTATTAGAAGCTTGATTTTAACTTTAGATTGCAGTGAAGCTATGTTGGAAAAAGATCTGAGGCCAAGCAGGCATGCAATGATTATTCAGTATGCTATTGACTTCGTccatgaattttttgatcaaaATCCGATATCTCAAATGGGTATTATCATAATGAGAAACGGCTTGGCACAGCTAGTCAGCCAAGTTAGTGGAAATCCACAGGATCATGTCGATGCGTTGAAGTCCATCAGGAAACAAGAACCTAAAGGGAATCCCTCTTTGCAAAACGCACTGGAAATGGCAAGAGGCCTGTTACTACCTGTTCCTGCGCATTGCACAAGAGAAGTACTGATTGTGTTTGGTAGTCTTTCTACAACCGATCCTGGCGATATTCATCAAACTATCGATTCGCTAGTTTCTGAGAAAATTAGAGTGAAGGTTTTGGGGTTATCAGCACAGGTGGCCATTTGTAAGGAGTTATGTAAGGCAACAAATTATGGTGACGAATCATTCTATAAGATTTTACTTGATGAAACCCACTTAAAGGAACTATTCAATGAGGCTGTTACCCCATTACCAGTTAACAAGATCAATAAGGGGTTTACACTTGTAAAAATGGGGTTTCCGACAAGAATATTCGAAGATACTCCTACTTTTTGCTCATGTCATTCAAAACTAGTTTACGGCGGATACTTTTGTCCGAATTGTCACAGTAAAGTTTGTTCACTGCCCACAGTGTGTCCATGTTGTGACTTGATGTTAATTCTGTCTACGCACTTAGCTAGGTCATATCACCATCTAATGCCGTTGAAAACATTTGTCGAAGTACCCACAACAGAAGATTTCCGATCAGAAGACTGCTTTAGTTGCCAATCAAGATTTCCTGtgttaaaaaattttaaaaatgGCAAGTTACTGACAAGTTCCCGTTATCGCTGTGAAGATTGTAAACAAGAATTTTGCGTTGATTGCGATGTGTTCATCCATGAAATCCTCCATAACTGCCCAGGTTGTGAATCCAAACCTGTAATATCTTAG
- the SSK1 gene encoding mitogen-activated protein kinase kinase kinase SSK1 (similar to Saccharomyces cerevisiae SSK1 (YLR006C); ancestral locus Anc_5.230), translating into MLNSSLLWKVWLRIDNSTDEVNQPIAVQFDEIDTVDDLKSRFFQKLSSTRWREINDNASIAIGLYAPKLENQPDNTSSNNNSSSVLKKNNSAGGTGNFSINSSSNKSSTSSTAGILGLPKDFTKDRNVLQHPKPTQKRGGLYDAFAVSPTVATPMNVDFLPSEAPLLSPQRPYSTSPKQLPSTAKSPLLRFASVSPYPKFHPDNQIMASTGLTYVSPHNKNKYTRSLIRKGLNYTTESLNECTYKIIFEPDELVINIYKELFGTMGSQSASQPLLIFSNVNLRQDVPTLDILNVVDYVPTNEEISQQKIQSTEHEAFGIFDLHDQVSSREQSSKPASDDKTDLKDKLDSNPQEFKLITDEEQLRRASQELKDEEKDTESPWQAILLLPKGYKRGVGFQNKPVLCTDSSPINDNSVIPSELEMNSDSPLQQLGPLDESGIGVIQPISEEQRRKDNATPSSPILTNSQTPHYSNSLYNAPFTVSSPPDPLPNLFTTTSEKVFPKINVLIVEDNVINQAILGSFLRKHKISYKLAKNGQEAVNIWKEGGLHLIFMDLQLPVLSGIEAAKQIRDFEKQNGIGIQKTPNNSHYNFEKSASKRFSQAPVIIVALTASNSQMDKRKALLSGCNDYLTKPVNLHWLSKKITEWGCMQALIDFDSWKQGESRMTDSVLVKSPQKPITSPNSIPFKQATPSTPNKNSPVRKNSTLSPTQIEF; encoded by the coding sequence ATGCTCAATTCTTCATTACTATGGAAAGTTTGGCTACGAATAGATAACTCGACGGATGAAGTAAACCAACCAATCGCTGTGCAGTTTGATGAAATAGATACTGTTGACGATTTGAAAAGCAGGTTCTTTCAGAAACTGAGTTCGACTCGATGGCGAGAAATTAATGATAATGCTTCGATAGCTATAGGTCTATACGCACCCAAGTTGGAGAATCAACCCGATAATACTAGcagtaacaataatagtagtagtgttttgaagaaaaataacagtGCTGGCGGTACTGGCAACTTTTCCATTAACAGTAGTAGCAACAAGAGTTCTACGAGTTCCACGGCCGGAATACTTGGTCTTCCAAAAGACTTTACAAAGGATAGAAATGTGCTCCAGCATCCTAAGCCTACTCAGAAAAGAGGAGGTTTATACGACGCCTTTGCCGTTTCGCCGACCGTAGCCACGCCTATGAATGTGGATTTTCTTCCCAGTGAAGCACCATTGCTAAGTCCACAAAGACCATACTCTACTAGTCCCAAGCAGCTTCCATCTACTGCTAAAAGCCCATTGCTGCGATTTGCCTCTGTTTCACCGTATCCCAAATTTCATCCTGATAATCAAATTATGGCATCAACTGGTCTCACATACGTCTCACCAcataataaaaacaaatacaCAAGGTCGTTAATTAGAAAAGGTCTGAACTATACAACAGAATCTTTAAATGAGTGCACCTATAAAATCATCTTTGAACCTGATGAGTTGGTTATTAACATATATAAGGAGCTATTCGGAACCATGGGTTCTCAATCTGCGTCGCAGCCTTTGctgatattttcaaatgtCAATCTACGCCAGGATGTACCGACTTTAGATATCTTGAATGTTGTGGACTATGTTCCTACGAATGAAGAGATTTCACAGCAGAAAATCCAATCAACAGAACATGAAGCTTTTGGTATTTTCGACTTACACGATCAAGTTTCTTCAAGGGAACAAAGTTCTAAACCCGCAAGTGATGATAAAACAGATCTAAAAGATAAACTTGATAGTAACCCCCAGGAATTCAAATTAATAACTGATGAAGAACAATTGAGAAGAGCGTCACAAGAACTGAAGGATGAGGAAAAAGATACCGAGTCACCTTGGCAGGCAATCTTGCTGTTACCAAAGGGCTATAAGAGAGGGGTAGGTTTCCAAAATAAGCCAGTACTTTGTACGGATTCGTCTCCCATTAATGACAACAGTGTTATTCCTTCTGAGTTAGAGATGAATTCAGACTCCCCTTTACAACAACTCGGGCCACTTGATGAATCCGGTATAGGTGTAATTCAACCAATATCAGAAgagcaaagaagaaaggaCAACGCCACTCCCTCGTCACCAATATTAACAAATAGTCAAACACCACATTATTCTAATTCGCTCTATAACGCACCCTTTACTGTTTCTTCACCGCCTGATCCCTTACCCAATCTCTTTACGACTACAagtgaaaaagtttttcccAAAATCAATGTTTTGATAGTTGAAGATAACGTCATCAACCAAGCTATATTAGGTTCTTTTCTAAGAAAACACAAAAtttcgtataaattggcCAAAAATGGTCAAGAAGCTGTTAATATTTGGAAGGAAGGTGGATTGCATTTAATTTTCATGGACTTGCAACTACCTGTCTTATCTGGTATAGAAGCTGCCAAACAGATCagagattttgaaaaacaaaatggtATTGGCATTCAAAAAACTCCCAATAATTCACATtacaattttgaaaaaagtgcTTCTAAGAGGTTTTCTCAGGCCCCTGTAATCATAGTGGCATTAACCGCATCCAACTCTCAAATGGATAAAAGAAAGGCACTTCTTTCTGGTTGTAACGATTACTTGACTAAACCAGTAAACTTACACTGGCTAAGTAAGAAAATTACGGAATGGGGTTGTATGCAAGCACTGATTGATTTTGACAGCTGGAAACAGGGAGAAAGTCGGATGACTGATAGTGTTTTGGTTAAATCTCCACAGAAACCTATCACCTCTCCCAACTCCATCCCTTTCAAACAGGCAACACCTAGTACACCTAACAAAAACAGTCCAGTAAGGAAAAACTCAACTCTCTCGCCAACTCAGATAGAGTTCTGA